The Lycium barbarum isolate Lr01 chromosome 12, ASM1917538v2, whole genome shotgun sequence genome includes a region encoding these proteins:
- the LOC132624480 gene encoding putative late blight resistance protein homolog R1A-3 — MLPTTIELSSKSTVVFDEEQQVVMEKILHGTDQLSVIAIVGMPGLSKTTLSKKLYHHENIVIRFDVRSWCTYVSQVYDKRKLLLELLGYEFERHVEIERSNDELIPQLQRCLKKRRYSIVIDDVWSTAICDDLVSFFPDDNNRSRIIVTSRLNELSNSSVNYSFCYTHRFSFLAEDKSWLVLRSTIFNKDESCPQELEEIGKEIAKYCAGLPLAIVLIGGLLA, encoded by the coding sequence ATGTTACCTACCACAATTGAGTTGTCATCAAAGTCAACGGTGGTCTTTGACGAAGAGCAACAAGTGGTGATGGAGAAAATTCTCCACGGAACAGATCAGCTGAGCGTTATCGCGATTGTTGGTATGCCTGGACTCAGTAAGACAACTCTTTCCAAAAAGTTATATCACCATGAAAACATAGTAATTCGATTTGATGTTCGTTCGTGGTGTACTTATGTCTCTCAAGTCTATGACAAGAGAAAATTATTGCTTGAATTGTTGGGTTATGAATTTGAACGCCATGTTGAAATTGAGAGGAGTAATGATGAATTAATCCCACAATTACAAAGGTGTTTGAAGAAAAGGAGATACTCAATAGTTATAGATGATGTATGGAGCACTGCTATATGTGATGACTTGGTCAGTTTTTTTCCAGATGATAACAACAGGAGTAGAATAATTGTAACTTCCAGGCTTAATGAATTGTCTAATTCTTCTGTAAATTACTCGTTTTGCTATACTCATCGTTTTTCTTTTCTCGCGGAAGATAAAAGTTGGTTGGTATTACGGAGCACAATATTTAATAAGGACGAAAGCTGCCCTCAAGAACTTGAGGAAATAGGGAAGGAGATAGCAAAATATTGTGCAGGATTGCCTCTTGCAATTGTTTTAATAGGAGGTCTTCTTGCATGA